The Pseudomonas pergaminensis nucleotide sequence AAGCTCACTACTTGCAGGTATGTTGGCCACGATGGCCCTGGTGAACACTGTCGGTGCAGCGACCTCCACCTGTCCCTCGATCCAAGCCATCAAACAAACGGAGATGATCAATGGCGGTTACCGCTATGAGGCGTCACAACCTGATGGACGGGCCTGGATAGGTGAAAACCCGTTGGCTGCCGCTTCGTACTTGAATGATTCGACCTTTCACGATGCCCGGTACGATGCAAACAACAAAACCGTCACCTGCACCTATAAGGGCCCCATGAATAACGACGCGAGCTTTTCGGTCGCGCTCAAACCTGTGTCTGCCTGGAACCTTATCCCTCCTATTGGCGAGTGGAAAGGCACGTATTGCGAAGCACTGGCAATTTCCAAGTGCTCATTTACGCATCAGTAAAAACGTCACCCGAATCATTCCGACCGTTCACGTTCACAAATCCTCAGCCAGCCGTCGACGTTCTTGCGGAACTGTGGGCCCGGCACGGCCCACCCAAGGCAGCCTTCTCACGATTTTCGACGCGAAGGTTCAGCCACAAACAAAGGAACTGTGACGACATGATCGGATTGATACCCAATATTTTCGCTGCCGCTACCGCACTCAACCTTCTCGATTTTCGCAGGCCACACCAGGCCTCATCGGGCCAGGCCATCGACATCGGCCAATGCCCAGCCGTCAGCGACATCCACTCCAAACCCTACACGGACCCTGACCTGCCACCGCCCTACGGCGAAGGCTATGAATACTCGGCCCACACCAGGGGCAGGACATGGAAGGGCCAGACAGCCGGAACAGATGACGATTATCTAGCCCCCAGGTACGCACTCAAGGCAGAGACCATCACCCAGACAGAGGGAAGGCTACGTTGTGACTATGGCGGAAAGACTGTCGTTGAAGAGGGTGTAACAGCCACTCCCTACCTGCGGCTCAACTCACAATAAATAATAAGGGCGACCCTGGGGTCGCCCTTATTATTTGCCCTGCTCTTTATGCCGCACTGAACAACTTATGCGGATCAATCACAAACTTCTTCGGCACACCCGCATCGAACTCGCCATACCCACGCGGCGCGTCGTCCAGGCTGATCACCTGCACACCGACGATCTCGGCAATGTTGATACGGTCCCACATGATCGCCTGCATCAACGCGCGGTTGTACTTCATCACCGGGGTCTGGCCGGTGTGGAAGCTGTGGGACTTGGCCCAGCCCAGGCCGAAGCGGATGCTCAGGCTGCCCATTTTTGCCGCAGCGTCCACAGCACCCGGATCTTCGGTGACGTACAGGCCAGGGATACCGATCTTGCCCGCCACGCGCACCACGCCCATCAGGGAGTTGAGCACGGTGGCCGGGGCTTCCGCCTTGACGCCTTCATGACCATGACCACGGGCTTCGAAGCCCACGGCATCGACGGCGCAGTCCACTTCCGGCTCACCCAGCAGTGCGGCGATCTGTTCGTGCAGCGGGGTGTCCTGGGACAGGTCGGCAATCTCGAAGCCCTGGGCCTTGGCGTGGGCCAGGCGGATCGGGTTGACGTCACCGATGATCACCACTGCCGCACCCAACAGGCGCGCCGATGCCGCCGCCGCCAAGCCCACAGGGCCGGCACCGGCGATATAAACCGTGCTGCCTGGGCCAACGCCGGCAGTGACGGCGCCGTGGTAGCCGGTGGGGAGAATGTCGGAGAGGCAGGTCAGGTCGCGGATTTTCTCCATGGCCTTGTCGCGGTCCGGCAGTTTGAGCAGGTTGAAGTCGGCGTACGGCACCAGCACGTACTCGGCCTGACCACCGGTCCAGTCGCCCATGTCGACGTAGCCGTAGGCGCCACCGGCACGGGCCGGGTTGACGGTGAGGCATACGCCGGTGTGCTGCTCCTTGCAGGAACGGCAGCGGCCGCACGCCACGTTGAAGGGTACGGAAACCAGGTCGCCGATCTTCAGGTTTTCGACGTCGCTGCCCTTCTCGATCACTTCACCGGTGATTTCATGACCGAGCACCAGGCCGGTCTGGGCAGTGGTGCGGCCACGCACCATGTGTTGGTCGGAGCCGCAGATGTTGGTGGAGACCACGCGCAGGATGACGCCGTGCTCAATCTTCCTGCCACGGGGGTCCTGCATTTTGGGATAGTCGATTTTCTGTACTTCGACCTTGCCGTTGCCGAGATACACGACACCACGATTACCAGACATGCTTTCACCTCGCTGTTGTTTTTATGGAACCGCGTTGCCCGTTTGGGTGGGCAGCGCGTTAAGTGCTCGGGTTACAGATGCTGTTTTTGCGTTGTTTGTAAGGGCCTCATCGCGGGCAAGCCCGGCTCCCACATTTTGATCTATGAACACATTCAAAAATGTGGGAGCTGGCTTGCCTGCGATAGCGATCTAAAGAACGACCGTGCGATTGGCGTTCAAAAACACCCGCCGCTCAATGTGATACCCAACGGCCCGGGCCAACGTCAGCCCTTCGATATCGCGCCCCTTGGCGATCAAATCCTCGGGGTAATGACTGTGATCCACCACCTCCACACCCTGGGCAATGATCGGGCCTTCATCCAGATCGTTGTTGATGTAATGCGCTGTGGCCCCCACCAACTTCACGCCCTTGTTGTACGCCTGGTGATACGGCTTGGCGCCCTTGAACCCCGGCAGCAACGAGTGGTGAATGTTGATGGCCTTGCCATCCAGCTTGCGGCACAGCTCCGGCGACAGCACTTGCATGTAGCGCGCAAGGATCACCAATTCCGCGCCGGTGTCTTCCACCACTTGCCACACCTGACGCTCCTGGGACGGTTTGTCGTTGGGGTCGAGGGGGAAATGGTAGTAGGGAATTTGGTGCCAGTCGGCCAAAGGTTTCAAATCGGGGTGGTTGGACACCACCGCGACCACGTCCATCGACAGTTGGCCGATACGCTGGCGATACAGCAGGTCGTTCAGGCAGTGATCGGCCTTGGAGACCATGATCACCACTTTTGGCCGGTAGTTTGGCGCGGTGAGTTCGAAGATCATGCCGAAGGCCTCGCCACGGGTGGCCAGGCCATCGCGGAAGGCCTGCTCGTCAAAACCCTCGGGTTGGCGGAACTCCACGCGGATGAAAAACCGGCCCGAAAGCCGGTCATCGAACGAGTGGTGCTCGGTAACGTAGCAGCCCTGCTCGAACAGGTAGCGGGTGACCGCGTCCACCGTGCCGAGCACGCTGGGGCAGTCGGCGGTCAAAATCCATGTATCAGGTGCGCGGCTCATGGGGTATTCCTCAGGCTTGAACGCTCAGGCCGAATTCGGCGGATGCATCCTGCAGCCACAACCACCAGTAGTCCGAGAAGCTGCGACGAATCACCAGCTCCCAAGTGTCTTCAGCCGTGTGGCGGATCACCAGTTGCGACTTGGCGAACACCGTGCCCACCGCCTTGCCCACCGGGAAGTTGTTGGGGTGCACGTCGTAGCTGGTGGATTTCATCAGCACATCGCGCACATTCGGGCCGCTGAGCTCAAGGATCTGCTGGCCGCCGCTGACGTTGACGACCTGGATATGCAACTCACCCAACGCGGCACGCAGGTTTTGCTCAGCGGCGAATTCTTCACCGCTTGGCACGATCAGCAACCACTCATCCGGGCCGAGCCACTGCAGGCTGGTTTCACCCTTGACGATCACTTGCAAGGCGCCGGGCAATTCGATGCCCAGGGCCTTGTGCACGCCCGCAGCGAAGGCTGCATCGTGGCCATCGCCACGAATGGTCAGGTGGCCCAGGAGTTTCTTTTCACGCACGGTCACGCCGGCGTTCTTGCGGCCCTTGCCGACCAGGCTTGCGAGGTCGGCATGGTGCAGCGACGACTCGGCCTTGGCGCCGGTGGTGGGGCGTTGTTGGTAAACATTGGCTGCTGTCATAAAGCACCTGTTTGAATGCTGTGGTGTCTGTTCTGGCCTCATCGGGGGCAAGTCCCTCCCACATTTTTGAATTGTGAATAGATTCAAATGTGGGAGCTGGCTTGCCTGCGATGCAGGCACCTCGGTCTGTCAGATGTTCTGGCGATCGCCTTTGGGGTCGAAGAACACCGAGGACACAATCTCCGCCTCGATCACGCTGCCATCCGCTTGCGGTGAGAACACCCGCTCGCCGATGCGCTTCAAGCCACCCTTCACCACCGCCATCGCAAACGAATAACCCAGGGAGTTATGCGCATAGCTCGATGTCACGTGGCCGACCATCTTCATCGGGATCGACTGCTTCGGATCGAACACCAACTGCGCGCCTTCCGGCAGCCATACTTTCGGATCGACCGGCTTGAGGCCCACCAGTTGCTTGCGCTCTTCGCGCACGCAGTCTTCACGGTTCATGCCGCGCCAGCCGATCCACGAGAACGGCTTGGTGCGGCCGACGCACCAGCCCATGTTCAGGTCGTCCGGGGTCATCGACCCGTCGGTGTCCTGGCCGACGATGATGAAGCCCTTCTCGGCCCGCAGCACGTGCATGGTTTCGGTGCCGTACGGGGTCAGGTTGTACTTTTGGCCGGCCGCGACGATTTGTTCCAGCACGCCCATGGCGTAGTCGGCCTGCACGTTGACTTCGTACGACAGCTCGCCGGTAAACGAGATACGGAACACACGGGCCGGTACGCCGCCGACCAAACCTTCCTTCCAGGTCATGAACGGGAAGCCGTCCTTGTCCAGGTCGATATCGGTGACTTCCGCCAGCAGCTTGCGGCTGTTGGGGCCGGACAGGGTCATGGTCGCCCAGTGGTCGGTGACCGAGGTGAAGTACACCTTGAGGTCTGGCCATTCGGTCTGTTGGTAGATTTCCAGCCATTGCAGCACACGGGCAGCGCCGCCGGTGGTGGTGGTCATTAGGAAGTGGTTGTCGGCGAGACAGGCGGTCACGCCGTCATCGAAGACCATGCCGTCTTCCTTGCACATCAGGCCGTAGCGCGCCTTGCCCACATCGAGCTTGGTCCAGGCGTTGGTGTAGATGCGGTTGAGGAATTCGCGCGCGTCCGGGCCCTGGATGTCGATCTTGCCGAGGGTCGACGCGTCCAACAGGCCGACGCTGTCACGCACGGCCAGGCATTCGCGTTTGACGGCGGCGTGCAGGTCTTCACCGTTGCGTGGGAAGTACCAAGGGCGTTTCCACTGGCCGACGTCTTCAAACTCGGCGCCGTTCTTCACGTGCCAGGCGTGCAGCGCGGTGTAGCGCACCGGTTCGAAGATGTGCCCACAGTGACGACCCGCTACCGCGCCGAAGGTCACCGGCGTGTAGTTGGGACGGAACATGGTGGTGCCCATCTGCGGGATGGTCACGTTCAGCGAACGAGCGGCAATCGCCAGGCCGTTGACGTTGCCCAACTTGCCCTGGTCGGTGCCGAAACCCAACGCGGTGTAGCGTTTGACGTGCTCGACCGACTCGAAACCTTCGCGGGTCGCCAGTTCGATGGCGGCGGCGGTCACGTCGTTTTGCAGGTCGACAAATTGCTTCGGTGCCCGTGCGGTTGGCTTGTCGTGCGGCACTTGGTAGATCGCCAACGTCGGCTCTTCCAAGCGGCTCAGGGCTTTCGGCAAGGTGCCTTCCACCGGGGCAAAACCGGCTTCGCTGGCCGCGCGCACGCCGCCTTCAAAACCGTCCGCCAGGGAATCGCCAAGGCCATAGACGCCGTTGATACCGCCGACGCACACGCGTTTCTGCGGGGCTTCACCGGGCACAAAACCGAGGATGTCTTCACGCCAGGTCGGCTTGCCGCCCAAGTGCGAAGCCAGGTGGACCACTGGGCTGTAGCCGCCAGAGCTGGCGACCAGATCGCAATCCAGCCACTCGCCTGGGCTGGTGACTTTGTGCGCTTTCACATCAATCGCAGCGACGCGTGCGGCGGTGACGTGCTTGCTGCCACGGGCCTCGATCACAGCGCTGCCGGTGAGGATTCGAATACCTTTGGCGCGGGCTTCTTCAACCAGTGCGCCGCGTGGGTTGTGGCGTACATCAGCCACGGCCACCACTTGCAGGCCGGCGTCGAGCCAGTCCAGCGCAACGCGGTAGGCGTGATCGTTGTTGGTCGACAGCACCAATTTCTTGCCCGGCGCCACGCCATAGCGACGCACGTAGGTAGAAACCGCACCGGCCAGCATGTTGCCCGGCACGTCGTTGTTGCCGTACACCAGCGGGCGCTCACACGCACCGGTCGCCAGCACCACGCGCTTGGCGCGCACACGATGGATACGTTGGCGCACCACACCAATCGGCGCACGGTCACCGAGGTGGTCGGTGAGGCGTTCGTGAATGGTCAGGAAGTTATGGTCGTGGTAGCCGTTGACGGTGGCGCGGGGCAGCAGCACCACGTCCGGCAGGGCTTTCAATTCAGCAATGACGCTGGCAACCCATTCAGCGGCTGGCTTGCCGTCGAGGCTTTCGCGCGAGTCCAGCAGCGAACCGCCAAACTCTTCCTGCTCGTCAGCGAGGATCACACGGGCACCGCTGCGGGCGGCGGCCAGTGCGGCAGCCAAGCCCGCAGGGCCGGCGCCGACGACCAGCACGTCACAGTGACGGTTGAAGTTGTCGTAGGTGTCCGGGTCGTTCTCGGTCGGCGAGCGGCCAAGACCTGCTGCCTTACGGATGTACTTCTCGTAAGTCATCCAGAACGATTGCGGGTACATGAAGGTTTTGTAGTAGAACCCCGGCGGCATCAGCTTGCCGCCGACCTTGCCGAGGATGCCCATCACGTCAGTGTTGACGTTCGGCCAGCCGTTGGTGCTGGTGGCGACCAGGCCTTGGTACAGCGCCTGTTGCGTGGCGCGCACGTTGGGAATCTGGGTGGCCTCGGTGGCGCCGATCTGCAGCACCGCGTTCGGCTCTTCGGCGCCCGCAGCGAAGATGCCGCGAGGGCGCGAGTACTTGAAGCTGCGGCCGATGATGTCGACGCCGTTGGCCAGCAGGGCTGCGGCCAGTGTGTCGCCTTCAAAGCCTTTGTAGCTCTGGCCGTTGAAGGTAAACGTCAGGACTTTATTACGGTCGATCCGGCCACCGTTGGACAGGCGATTGGTCTGGCTCATACCTTCTCTCCAGAGGCCTTGGCGGTGAATTGTGGCTTCTCACCGATCTTGTAGGTTTCAAGAATTTCGTAGGTCAGGGTGTCGCGGGTCGCGTTGAAGTACTGGCGGCAACCGGCGGCGTGAATCCACAGTTCGTGGTGCAGCCCGCGGGGGTTGTCGCGGAAGAACATGTAGTCGCCCCACTCTTCATCGGTGCAGGCATTCGGGTCCAGCGGGCGCGGGATGTGCGCTTGGCCGGAGGCGTGGAATTCCTCTTCGGAGCGCAGTTCGCCACAGTGAGGACAGAAGATATGCAACATAGGGAATTTCTCCTGTTAGTGGGCGACGGCCGCAGCGCCGTGTTCGTCGATCAACGCACCGTTGTGGAAACGGTCGATGGAAAAAGGTGCCGCCAACGGGTGCATTTCACCCTTGGCCAGGCTGGCGGCAAACACGTTGCCTGAGCCCGGCGTGGCCTTGAAGCCACCGGTGCCCCAACCGCAGTTGAAGAACATGTTCGGCACGGGGGTCTTGGAGATGATCGGGCAGGCATCCGGCGTGGTGTCGACGATACCGCCCCACTGGCGGTTCATGCGCACGCGGGACAGCACCGGGAACATCTCGACGATGGCCTGGATGGTGTGTTCGATCACCGGGTACGAGCCGCGCTGGCCGTAGCCGTTGTAGCCGTCAATACCCGCGCCGATCACCAGGTCGCCCTTGTCGGACTGGCTGATGTAGCCGTGCACGGCGTTGGACATGATCACGCTGTCGATAATCGGCTTGATCGGCTCCGACACCAACGCTTGCAGCGGGTGGGATTCGATCGGCAGGCGGAACCCGGCGAGAGAAGCCATGTGCCCGGAGTTACCGGCGGTCACCACACCGACGCGCTTGGCGCCGATAAAGCCCTTGTTGGTTTCCACGCCGATGCACACACCGTTTTCCTTGCGAAAGCCGATCACTTCGGTCTGCTGGATCAAATCCACGCCGAGGGCGTCGGCGGCACGCGCAAAGCCCCAGGCCACGGCATCGTGACGGGCCACGCCGCCGCGACGTTGCACGGTGGCGCCGAGCACCGGGTAGCGGGTGTTCTTGGAGCAATCGAGGTACGGGATCTCGTCGGCCACTTGCTTGGCGTTGAGCAGTTCGCCGTCCACGCCATTGAGGCGGTTTGCGCTAACGCGGCGCTCGGAATCACGGATGTCTTGCAGGGTGTGGCACAGGTTGTACACGCCACGCTGGGAGAACATCACGTTGTAGTTCAGGTCCTGGGACAGGCCTTCCCACAGTTTCATCGCGTGTTCGTACAGGTGCGCCGACTCGTCCCACAGGTAGTTGGAACGCACGATGGTGGTGTTGCGCGCGGTGTTACCGCCGCCCAGCCAGCCTTTCTCGACCACGGCCACGTTGGTGATGCCGTGTTCCTTGGCCAGGTAGTAGGCGGTCGCC carries:
- a CDS encoding sarcosine oxidase subunit gamma, with protein sequence MTAANVYQQRPTTGAKAESSLHHADLASLVGKGRKNAGVTVREKKLLGHLTIRGDGHDAAFAAGVHKALGIELPGALQVIVKGETSLQWLGPDEWLLIVPSGEEFAAEQNLRAALGELHIQVVNVSGGQQILELSGPNVRDVLMKSTSYDVHPNNFPVGKAVGTVFAKSQLVIRHTAEDTWELVIRRSFSDYWWLWLQDASAEFGLSVQA
- a CDS encoding sarcosine oxidase subunit delta, whose protein sequence is MLHIFCPHCGELRSEEEFHASGQAHIPRPLDPNACTDEEWGDYMFFRDNPRGLHHELWIHAAGCRQYFNATRDTLTYEILETYKIGEKPQFTAKASGEKV
- a CDS encoding sarcosine oxidase subunit beta — translated: MQRYSGFGLFKHSLSHHENWQKMWRTPTPKKVYDVVIVGGGGHGLATAYYLAKEHGITNVAVVEKGWLGGGNTARNTTIVRSNYLWDESAHLYEHAMKLWEGLSQDLNYNVMFSQRGVYNLCHTLQDIRDSERRVSANRLNGVDGELLNAKQVADEIPYLDCSKNTRYPVLGATVQRRGGVARHDAVAWGFARAADALGVDLIQQTEVIGFRKENGVCIGVETNKGFIGAKRVGVVTAGNSGHMASLAGFRLPIESHPLQALVSEPIKPIIDSVIMSNAVHGYISQSDKGDLVIGAGIDGYNGYGQRGSYPVIEHTIQAIVEMFPVLSRVRMNRQWGGIVDTTPDACPIISKTPVPNMFFNCGWGTGGFKATPGSGNVFAASLAKGEMHPLAAPFSIDRFHNGALIDEHGAAAVAH
- the purU gene encoding formyltetrahydrofolate deformylase, producing the protein MSRAPDTWILTADCPSVLGTVDAVTRYLFEQGCYVTEHHSFDDRLSGRFFIRVEFRQPEGFDEQAFRDGLATRGEAFGMIFELTAPNYRPKVVIMVSKADHCLNDLLYRQRIGQLSMDVVAVVSNHPDLKPLADWHQIPYYHFPLDPNDKPSQERQVWQVVEDTGAELVILARYMQVLSPELCRKLDGKAINIHHSLLPGFKGAKPYHQAYNKGVKLVGATAHYINNDLDEGPIIAQGVEVVDHSHYPEDLIAKGRDIEGLTLARAVGYHIERRVFLNANRTVVL
- a CDS encoding DUF3757 domain-containing protein: MRSSLLAGMLATMALVNTVGAATSTCPSIQAIKQTEMINGGYRYEASQPDGRAWIGENPLAAASYLNDSTFHDARYDANNKTVTCTYKGPMNNDASFSVALKPVSAWNLIPPIGEWKGTYCEALAISKCSFTHQ
- a CDS encoding sarcosine oxidase subunit alpha, with the translated sequence MSQTNRLSNGGRIDRNKVLTFTFNGQSYKGFEGDTLAAALLANGVDIIGRSFKYSRPRGIFAAGAEEPNAVLQIGATEATQIPNVRATQQALYQGLVATSTNGWPNVNTDVMGILGKVGGKLMPPGFYYKTFMYPQSFWMTYEKYIRKAAGLGRSPTENDPDTYDNFNRHCDVLVVGAGPAGLAAALAAARSGARVILADEQEEFGGSLLDSRESLDGKPAAEWVASVIAELKALPDVVLLPRATVNGYHDHNFLTIHERLTDHLGDRAPIGVVRQRIHRVRAKRVVLATGACERPLVYGNNDVPGNMLAGAVSTYVRRYGVAPGKKLVLSTNNDHAYRVALDWLDAGLQVVAVADVRHNPRGALVEEARAKGIRILTGSAVIEARGSKHVTAARVAAIDVKAHKVTSPGEWLDCDLVASSGGYSPVVHLASHLGGKPTWREDILGFVPGEAPQKRVCVGGINGVYGLGDSLADGFEGGVRAASEAGFAPVEGTLPKALSRLEEPTLAIYQVPHDKPTARAPKQFVDLQNDVTAAAIELATREGFESVEHVKRYTALGFGTDQGKLGNVNGLAIAARSLNVTIPQMGTTMFRPNYTPVTFGAVAGRHCGHIFEPVRYTALHAWHVKNGAEFEDVGQWKRPWYFPRNGEDLHAAVKRECLAVRDSVGLLDASTLGKIDIQGPDAREFLNRIYTNAWTKLDVGKARYGLMCKEDGMVFDDGVTACLADNHFLMTTTTGGAARVLQWLEIYQQTEWPDLKVYFTSVTDHWATMTLSGPNSRKLLAEVTDIDLDKDGFPFMTWKEGLVGGVPARVFRISFTGELSYEVNVQADYAMGVLEQIVAAGQKYNLTPYGTETMHVLRAEKGFIIVGQDTDGSMTPDDLNMGWCVGRTKPFSWIGWRGMNREDCVREERKQLVGLKPVDPKVWLPEGAQLVFDPKQSIPMKMVGHVTSSYAHNSLGYSFAMAVVKGGLKRIGERVFSPQADGSVIEAEIVSSVFFDPKGDRQNI
- the fdhA gene encoding formaldehyde dehydrogenase, glutathione-independent, which encodes MSGNRGVVYLGNGKVEVQKIDYPKMQDPRGRKIEHGVILRVVSTNICGSDQHMVRGRTTAQTGLVLGHEITGEVIEKGSDVENLKIGDLVSVPFNVACGRCRSCKEQHTGVCLTVNPARAGGAYGYVDMGDWTGGQAEYVLVPYADFNLLKLPDRDKAMEKIRDLTCLSDILPTGYHGAVTAGVGPGSTVYIAGAGPVGLAAAASARLLGAAVVIIGDVNPIRLAHAKAQGFEIADLSQDTPLHEQIAALLGEPEVDCAVDAVGFEARGHGHEGVKAEAPATVLNSLMGVVRVAGKIGIPGLYVTEDPGAVDAAAKMGSLSIRFGLGWAKSHSFHTGQTPVMKYNRALMQAIMWDRINIAEIVGVQVISLDDAPRGYGEFDAGVPKKFVIDPHKLFSAA